The following are from one region of the Gammaproteobacteria bacterium genome:
- a CDS encoding copper-translocating P-type ATPase yields the protein MNSQLLKHLELPIEGMTCAACAARIEKNLNKLPGVEAAVNFANEKAQVNYDESQVDTGALVKAIEKAGFHVTPRTVQLQLQLHKMTCAACAGHIEKALNQLPDVTAIVNVATETARVNFAPGAVTVDRLIQAVIDAGYDATEISESGHAEEKARRLAAYQAELRLFRISALLTLPLVLQMAAMFTGHDMDMLPRWLQWLLATPVQFWIGRRFYTGAWHSLRAGGANMDVLVALGTSMAYCFSAIVTALKLDQHVYFEASAAIITLVLLGKLMEARAKGKTSEAIEALIRLQPKTARIERNGEILEVPADSLQVGDVFIVRPGENLPVDGVVIEGTSSVNESMLTGESLPVSKQTGAKVFAATQNVNGLLKCRATSVGAHTQLAAIIHLVEQAQGSKAPIQRLADTISGIFVPVVVVISILTLAITWWLTDAFVAALINAVAVLVIACPCALGLATPTAIMVGAGRGAQIGVLVKNAAALEHAEKIQTLIVDKTGTLTEGKPEVTDILPANSISAQELLQIAASLEQGSEHPLARAVLDSAQQQQLVLTAIEEFSAIAGSGIMARINGTQYLLGSPKFLAQLGVALDEKPVATLQSEGKTVVAVASVNGDTPQLLGHLAIADRLRDTSIKAVKQLQSMGIDVVMLTGDNAMTAAAIAKQTGITHYRAEVLPQDKAAAVAKMKSSGKFTAMVGDGINDAPALAAADVSFAIGAGSDVAIEAADITLIRNDLMSVADAISLSRATLRKIRQNLFFAFVYNTLGIPLAAVGMLNPVIAGAAMAMSSVSVVSNSLLLKRWQANH from the coding sequence GTGAATTCCCAACTGCTTAAACACCTCGAACTACCGATTGAAGGCATGACCTGCGCAGCCTGCGCGGCGCGTATCGAAAAGAATTTGAACAAATTGCCCGGTGTCGAGGCAGCCGTCAATTTCGCCAATGAAAAAGCGCAGGTAAACTACGATGAAAGCCAAGTTGATACCGGCGCGTTAGTTAAAGCCATCGAGAAAGCCGGTTTTCACGTCACACCGCGCACGGTGCAATTGCAATTGCAATTGCACAAAATGACCTGCGCCGCTTGCGCCGGTCATATCGAAAAAGCGCTCAACCAATTGCCCGACGTCACGGCCATTGTCAATGTGGCCACTGAAACGGCAAGAGTCAATTTCGCACCCGGCGCAGTGACCGTTGACCGCTTGATTCAAGCTGTCATTGACGCCGGTTACGATGCCACTGAAATCAGCGAATCCGGTCATGCCGAGGAAAAAGCACGGCGGCTCGCCGCCTACCAAGCTGAATTGCGGTTATTCCGGATTTCGGCGCTGCTCACTTTGCCGCTGGTGCTGCAAATGGCTGCGATGTTCACCGGTCACGACATGGACATGCTGCCACGCTGGCTGCAATGGCTCCTGGCCACACCAGTACAGTTCTGGATTGGCCGCCGCTTTTATACCGGCGCGTGGCATTCGTTGCGCGCAGGTGGCGCGAACATGGATGTACTGGTTGCGTTAGGCACCAGCATGGCGTATTGCTTCAGCGCTATTGTCACTGCCTTGAAGCTGGATCAGCATGTGTATTTTGAAGCCAGTGCCGCCATTATTACGCTGGTACTGCTCGGTAAATTAATGGAAGCGCGCGCCAAGGGAAAAACTTCCGAAGCGATCGAAGCTTTGATCCGGCTGCAGCCCAAAACCGCCCGCATCGAACGTAACGGTGAAATTCTCGAAGTTCCGGCCGACAGCCTGCAAGTCGGCGATGTTTTCATCGTGCGCCCCGGTGAGAACCTGCCGGTCGATGGCGTCGTTATCGAAGGAACCTCAAGTGTCAACGAATCCATGCTGACCGGCGAGAGCCTGCCGGTCAGCAAACAGACCGGTGCTAAGGTTTTTGCCGCCACACAAAATGTCAACGGCTTGCTCAAATGCCGCGCCACCAGCGTCGGTGCGCATACGCAGCTCGCCGCCATCATTCATCTGGTCGAGCAAGCGCAAGGCTCGAAAGCGCCCATCCAGCGCCTGGCGGATACGATTTCGGGTATTTTCGTTCCGGTTGTTGTGGTCATCAGCATCCTGACCCTGGCTATCACCTGGTGGTTGACTGACGCGTTCGTCGCCGCGCTCATCAACGCTGTCGCCGTGCTGGTGATCGCTTGTCCTTGTGCACTGGGACTGGCCACACCGACCGCGATCATGGTCGGCGCCGGACGCGGCGCGCAAATTGGTGTGCTGGTCAAGAATGCAGCGGCGCTGGAACATGCAGAGAAAATCCAAACCCTGATAGTCGACAAAACCGGCACCCTGACGGAAGGCAAACCGGAGGTCACGGACATCCTTCCGGCAAATTCAATCAGCGCACAAGAGTTACTGCAAATTGCAGCTTCACTCGAACAAGGATCCGAACACCCGCTGGCGCGGGCGGTTCTGGATAGCGCACAGCAACAGCAGCTAGTACTGACCGCCATTGAGGAATTTTCCGCCATCGCCGGCAGCGGCATCATGGCACGTATAAACGGCACACAATACCTGCTGGGTTCGCCCAAATTTCTGGCGCAACTAGGCGTTGCTTTGGATGAAAAACCGGTTGCCACACTGCAAAGCGAAGGAAAAACCGTCGTTGCCGTTGCATCCGTCAATGGAGACACCCCCCAATTGCTAGGTCACTTGGCGATTGCCGACCGTTTACGCGACACTTCGATCAAGGCCGTCAAGCAATTGCAATCGATGGGTATCGACGTGGTGATGCTGACCGGCGACAACGCCATGACGGCTGCGGCGATCGCTAAACAAACCGGTATAACGCACTATCGCGCCGAAGTCTTGCCGCAAGACAAAGCCGCAGCAGTTGCAAAAATGAAAAGCAGCGGCAAGTTCACCGCCATGGTTGGCGACGGCATCAACGACGCACCGGCTTTGGCTGCCGCAGACGTCAGTTTCGCCATTGGCGCCGGTTCGGATGTTGCCATAGAAGCTGCCGATATTACCTTGATCCGCAATGACCTGATGAGCGTTGCCGACGCCATTTCCTTGTCACGCGCCACGCTAAGGAAAATCCGCCAGAACCTGTTCTTTGCTTTCGTCTACAATACGCTGGGTATTCCATTGGCAGCCGTCGGCATGCTCAACCCGGTCATCGCCGGTGCCGCCATGGCGATGAGTTCGGTATCGGTCGTCAGCAATTCATTGTTATTAAAGCGCTGGCAGGCTAATCATTAA
- a CDS encoding phosphoribosyl-ATP diphosphatase produces MTDTTILRRLAETIEARKAADANSSYVAKLLHGGQDKILKKIAEESAETLMASKDGDTNQVIYETADLWFHCLVLLAYHGLTPDDVLQELERREGVSGIAEKASRKTD; encoded by the coding sequence ATGACTGACACAACGATTCTCCGCCGTCTCGCGGAAACCATCGAAGCACGCAAAGCAGCCGATGCGAACAGCTCATACGTCGCAAAACTGCTGCATGGCGGACAAGATAAAATACTCAAAAAAATCGCCGAAGAATCCGCCGAAACATTGATGGCATCGAAAGACGGCGACACAAACCAGGTGATTTATGAAACCGCCGATTTATGGTTTCATTGTCTGGTATTACTCGCTTACCACGGACTGACGCCGGACGACGTTCTACAGGAACTGGAAAGGCGCGAAGGTGTTTCCGGCATCGCGGAAAAAGCTTCTCGAAAAACGGACTAA
- the tatB gene encoding twin-arginine translocase subunit TatB, with product MFDISFMELLVISIVALIVIGPERLPAVARTLGHLYGRCRNFVYAIRTDIHNEMRMEELKKMQSSVQETVHSIEDSVQQGVDHLKTTIADGKTEETPPTDSHSQPIEQTQTIAESSETAQNSHDQGKK from the coding sequence ATGTTTGATATCAGTTTCATGGAATTGCTGGTGATTTCGATCGTCGCCCTGATCGTCATCGGACCTGAGCGCCTGCCCGCGGTGGCACGCACCCTAGGCCATTTGTACGGACGTTGCCGCAATTTCGTCTATGCCATCAGAACCGACATTCATAATGAAATGCGCATGGAGGAACTGAAAAAAATGCAATCTTCCGTGCAGGAAACCGTGCACTCCATCGAAGATTCAGTACAGCAAGGCGTTGATCATTTAAAAACGACAATAGCGGATGGCAAAACTGAAGAAACCCCACCTACCGACTCACACTCGCAACCGATAGAGCAAACCCAAACAATTGCAGAAAGCAGCGAAACGGCGCAAAACAGCCATGATCAGGGCAAAAAGTAG
- a CDS encoding histidine triad nucleotide-binding protein, with product MDNCIFCKIARGEIPSNKVYEDEDILAFHDVNPAAPVHFLLIPKLHIDSLADVRENHQGLLGKMLLLAPKLAKEQGCENGFRTIINTGRAGGQEVFHLHLHIIGGREHLPGMIHRG from the coding sequence ATGGACAACTGTATATTTTGTAAAATCGCACGCGGAGAAATTCCTTCCAATAAAGTATACGAAGATGAAGACATTCTCGCTTTTCATGATGTCAACCCGGCCGCACCGGTTCATTTCTTGCTGATTCCCAAGCTGCACATCGATTCGCTCGCGGATGTCCGGGAAAATCATCAGGGTTTGTTGGGAAAGATGCTGTTATTAGCCCCGAAATTAGCGAAAGAACAAGGCTGCGAGAACGGCTTTCGCACCATTATCAATACCGGGCGGGCAGGCGGCCAGGAAGTATTTCATCTGCATTTGCATATCATCGGTGGCCGGGAGCATTTGCCCGGAATGATTCACCGCGGCTAG
- the tatA gene encoding Sec-independent protein translocase subunit TatA, producing the protein MGTFSIWHWIIVLIIVVLVFGTKKLRNLGSDLGGALKGFKEGMKESENSPAPSSHSNQPNEAVIEVTASKEAGANTFKEGSAAPAGGVNRPAADAEIKEKTHTRT; encoded by the coding sequence ATGGGCACATTTAGCATCTGGCATTGGATTATCGTGCTGATCATCGTTGTTCTGGTATTCGGCACGAAAAAATTGCGCAATCTCGGCAGCGACTTGGGCGGTGCATTGAAAGGATTCAAGGAAGGTATGAAAGAATCGGAAAACAGTCCCGCTCCATCATCGCACTCAAACCAACCCAACGAAGCGGTAATCGAAGTCACGGCAAGTAAGGAAGCCGGTGCGAATACCTTCAAGGAAGGCAGCGCCGCACCTGCCGGCGGCGTCAATCGTCCGGCAGCAGATGCTGAAATTAAGGAAAAAACTCATACCCGGACTTAG
- the hisI gene encoding phosphoribosyl-AMP cyclohydrolase codes for MPPDTWLSKINWSEDGLIPVIAQEAESGKILMVAWMNRDALKLTVEKGEAVYWSRSRKKLWHKGEESGHTQKVKEIYLDCDEDVLLLMIEQTGGIACHTGRHSCFFQKLEDSEWVVAAPVIKNPEEIYTND; via the coding sequence ATGCCTCCCGATACATGGCTTAGTAAAATCAACTGGTCTGAAGATGGATTGATACCGGTCATCGCTCAGGAAGCAGAAAGCGGAAAAATTCTCATGGTGGCCTGGATGAATCGCGATGCGCTCAAGTTGACCGTGGAAAAAGGCGAAGCCGTCTACTGGTCGCGCTCGCGCAAAAAACTGTGGCATAAAGGTGAAGAATCCGGTCACACCCAAAAAGTGAAGGAAATTTACTTGGATTGCGATGAAGATGTGCTGTTGCTCATGATCGAACAAACCGGCGGAATTGCCTGTCATACCGGACGGCATAGCTGTTTCTTCCAGAAACTGGAAGACAGTGAATGGGTTGTTGCAGCGCCTGTAATCAAAAATCCGGAAGAAATCTATACAAATGACTGA
- a CDS encoding heavy-metal-associated domain-containing protein translates to MQTATIKIKGMTCMGCVNSIKTVLKNLPGIAQLEVTLDPAQAVVQFDPASTNPDQLKEAIIDAGFDVAD, encoded by the coding sequence ATGCAAACCGCTACGATCAAAATCAAAGGCATGACCTGTATGGGCTGTGTCAACAGCATCAAGACAGTCCTCAAGAATTTGCCGGGAATCGCTCAATTGGAAGTCACGCTCGATCCCGCCCAAGCCGTCGTTCAATTTGATCCCGCCAGCACCAATCCCGATCAGCTTAAAGAAGCCATCATCGACGCGGGATTTGACGTAGCCGATTAA
- the tatC gene encoding twin-arginine translocase subunit TatC, translated as MLEGSFLSHLVELRVRMIRIVGVLLIGFLPCAFYARELYTLLAQPLLEKLPQGGQMIATDVATPFFVPMQVAMMMAFVLTLPHTLYQIWAFVAPGLYSHEKRLALPLVIGSSLLFFCGMAFAYFAALPVVFEFITYFAPEGVAVMTDISKYLSFVLSMFIAFGVTFEVPVFVIVLVRTGVITIEKLKEVRPYVIVGAFVIAAVFTPPDVVSQFMLAVPLCLLYELGIFIAALMIKKQQPEEEGSADASKQKDVPTKTD; from the coding sequence ATGCTTGAAGGCTCATTCCTGTCGCATTTAGTGGAATTGCGTGTCCGCATGATCCGCATCGTGGGTGTATTACTGATCGGATTCCTGCCGTGCGCTTTTTACGCGCGCGAGTTGTACACCCTGCTGGCGCAGCCGCTGCTGGAGAAACTGCCACAAGGCGGGCAAATGATCGCCACCGATGTGGCGACGCCGTTTTTCGTACCGATGCAGGTCGCGATGATGATGGCATTTGTCCTCACCTTGCCGCATACGCTGTATCAAATCTGGGCTTTCGTCGCTCCCGGACTTTATTCGCACGAAAAACGCCTGGCGCTGCCGCTGGTCATCGGCAGCAGTCTGCTGTTCTTCTGCGGCATGGCATTCGCCTACTTCGCCGCATTGCCGGTGGTATTCGAGTTCATCACTTATTTCGCGCCCGAAGGCGTGGCCGTAATGACCGATATCAGCAAATACCTGAGCTTTGTTTTATCGATGTTCATCGCCTTCGGCGTGACTTTCGAAGTCCCGGTATTTGTCATCGTGCTGGTCAGAACCGGTGTCATCACTATCGAAAAACTCAAGGAAGTTCGCCCTTATGTCATTGTCGGCGCATTCGTCATCGCCGCCGTTTTCACGCCGCCCGATGTGGTGTCGCAGTTTATGCTCGCAGTACCTTTATGCCTGCTGTATGAACTCGGCATCTTCATCGCTGCACTCATGATAAAAAAACAGCAGCCGGAAGAAGAAGGTTCTGCAGATGCGTCAAAACAAAAAGATGTTCCGACCAAAACCGATTGA
- a CDS encoding carotenoid 1,2-hydratase: MVVLMLMLLGFLGMEVLAESNRLKPVTPDYQLVFPQDYGAHQDFRIEWWYITGWLQTENNKPLGFQVTFFRYATDQNHDNPSQFAAKYLIIAHLALSDPDTGKLMHEEKMLREGFDLAYARSGNTDVKLDDWTLMREADGRYRVDMQGKDFGLQLSLTPTQMAMLQDQSGFSRKGPKPEQASYYYSEPHLQVAGTVLRNGKPVKVTGSAWLDHEWSTAYLDPDADGWDWVGANLNDGSALMAFQIRRKGGGKVWAYAALRDASGTIRFFAPEQVEFTPIRTWRSPHTEATYPVAMHIRTAEIEWRLTPLLDDQELDSSQSTGSVYWEGAVALTRDHQPAGYGYLELTGYVKPLAL; the protein is encoded by the coding sequence ATGGTTGTTCTCATGTTGATGCTGCTCGGTTTTCTCGGAATGGAAGTGCTGGCCGAGTCGAACCGGTTGAAGCCAGTCACGCCGGATTACCAGCTCGTGTTCCCGCAAGATTACGGCGCGCATCAGGATTTTCGCATCGAATGGTGGTATATCACCGGCTGGCTGCAGACCGAAAATAACAAGCCGCTGGGTTTTCAGGTGACTTTTTTCCGTTATGCGACCGATCAAAATCACGATAATCCCAGTCAATTTGCCGCGAAATATCTGATTATCGCGCATCTGGCGTTATCCGACCCGGATACGGGTAAATTGATGCATGAAGAAAAAATGTTGCGCGAAGGCTTCGATCTGGCTTATGCCCGATCGGGCAATACCGACGTGAAGCTGGATGATTGGACGCTGATGCGGGAAGCGGATGGGCGCTATCGAGTGGATATGCAGGGCAAAGATTTCGGTTTACAGCTATCGCTGACGCCAACGCAAATGGCGATGCTGCAAGATCAAAGCGGTTTCTCGCGCAAAGGGCCGAAACCGGAACAGGCCAGTTATTATTACAGCGAACCGCATTTGCAAGTAGCCGGCACTGTATTGCGTAATGGCAAGCCGGTGAAGGTTACAGGCAGCGCTTGGCTGGATCATGAGTGGTCGACGGCTTACCTCGATCCCGATGCGGATGGCTGGGATTGGGTCGGTGCCAATTTGAACGACGGTTCGGCATTGATGGCTTTCCAGATTCGCCGCAAGGGTGGCGGTAAAGTTTGGGCATATGCCGCACTGCGCGACGCGAGCGGCACTATCCGCTTTTTTGCGCCGGAACAGGTGGAATTTACCCCTATCCGCACGTGGCGATCGCCGCATACCGAAGCAACTTACCCTGTTGCCATGCATATTCGCACAGCCGAAATCGAATGGCGGCTCACCCCTTTGCTGGACGATCAGGAACTGGATTCCAGTCAATCAACCGGCTCGGTTTACTGGGAAGGAGCCGTCGCTCTGACCCGGGATCATCAGCCGGCCGGATATGGTTATCTTGAATTGACCGGTTACGTAAAGCCTTTAGCACTGTAA
- a CDS encoding EAL domain-containing protein encodes MISKQVISDAAQKILSVIDLIIIITSEKGIIIEANRSACQLFGYTPEELTGRPVHVLLPPHYRKQHAEALEQFVLSHETQRRISQGNSVLGHCKDGTQVELEAGIAKFHAGDQWVLVVTMLDITQRKHQEQELIRQSTHDALTNLPNRKLILERLNNALQRSLRNKLNVALLFIDLDGFKLINDNYGHETGDEVLKIIADRLLDQVRPSDTVGRLSGDEFIVLCEQIEQPELIANLAMRINDALKECIQYQALNLFVTASIGIIIGHGQQYSADEMMRLADTAMYEMKQSGRDGWQFFNDKLQAQAQQKNSISLGLRRALECNEFSSVFQPIITPDTGQIVGAELLLRWNQDGKAIQPAIFIPVAEMTGMIFAIGEWVFRQGCKAQADWQQRWKEKTPYVAINLSARQLSQKQLAANFAAILQETGADPAGIVLELTEAALMPDVVESNLTVLHQLADLGLQIAIDNFGAGYSSLAQLIQLPVSLLKIGKSSVDEMENRQKKQVLIDAITRLGHSLGLKLIVEGIETEAQLAELKLHDCDFIQGYFFHSPMHEHSFIKQMDCQIMKNNDGIP; translated from the coding sequence ATGATCAGCAAACAAGTCATCAGCGATGCGGCACAAAAGATCCTGTCCGTTATCGACTTGATTATTATCATTACCAGCGAAAAAGGCATCATCATCGAAGCCAATCGCAGCGCCTGCCAACTATTCGGTTATACGCCGGAAGAATTAACCGGCCGGCCGGTACATGTTTTACTGCCGCCGCATTACCGTAAGCAGCATGCTGAAGCGCTCGAACAATTCGTGCTGAGCCATGAAACACAGCGCCGTATCAGTCAAGGTAATTCCGTGCTCGGGCATTGCAAAGACGGGACTCAGGTCGAGCTCGAAGCAGGAATCGCCAAATTCCATGCGGGCGATCAATGGGTATTGGTGGTTACCATGCTCGACATCACGCAACGCAAGCATCAAGAGCAGGAATTGATCCGGCAATCGACACACGACGCGCTCACTAATCTACCCAACCGCAAACTGATCCTTGAACGGCTAAACAATGCATTGCAACGTTCGTTGCGAAACAAGTTGAATGTCGCGCTACTGTTTATCGATCTGGATGGCTTCAAACTGATCAATGACAACTATGGTCACGAAACCGGTGATGAAGTACTGAAAATAATCGCCGACCGGTTGCTGGATCAAGTCCGGCCCAGCGATACCGTAGGGCGGCTGTCCGGGGATGAGTTCATTGTACTGTGCGAACAAATTGAACAGCCAGAATTGATTGCCAATTTGGCGATGCGTATCAACGATGCACTGAAAGAATGTATCCAGTATCAGGCACTGAATCTATTCGTCACCGCGAGTATCGGCATCATTATCGGTCACGGCCAACAGTATTCAGCCGATGAAATGATGCGCTTGGCGGATACCGCCATGTACGAAATGAAACAAAGCGGCCGCGATGGCTGGCAATTTTTCAACGACAAACTGCAAGCGCAAGCGCAACAAAAAAATTCAATCAGCCTGGGATTGCGGCGAGCACTTGAGTGCAATGAATTTTCTTCTGTTTTTCAGCCGATCATTACACCGGATACCGGGCAAATCGTCGGCGCCGAGCTGCTGCTGCGATGGAATCAGGATGGAAAAGCCATACAGCCGGCAATTTTTATCCCGGTTGCGGAAATGACCGGCATGATCTTCGCCATCGGGGAATGGGTATTCCGCCAAGGCTGCAAAGCACAAGCCGATTGGCAGCAGCGCTGGAAAGAAAAGACGCCCTACGTCGCAATCAATCTGTCGGCACGGCAACTGAGTCAAAAACAGTTAGCCGCAAATTTTGCAGCCATATTGCAAGAAACCGGTGCCGATCCTGCCGGAATCGTGCTAGAGCTGACGGAAGCCGCACTAATGCCGGATGTTGTTGAATCGAATTTGACGGTACTGCATCAGTTGGCGGATTTAGGGCTACAAATCGCCATTGATAATTTCGGTGCAGGATATTCTTCCTTGGCACAATTGATTCAACTTCCCGTCAGTCTGTTAAAAATCGGTAAATCGTCTGTCGATGAAATGGAAAATCGGCAGAAGAAACAAGTACTGATCGATGCGATCACTCGATTAGGCCATTCTTTAGGGTTAAAGCTGATCGTGGAAGGTATAGAAACGGAAGCTCAATTGGCAGAACTGAAATTGCATGACTGCGATTTCATTCAGGGTTATTTCTTTCATTCACCCATGCACGAGCACAGTTTCATCAAACAAATGGACTGCCAGATAATGAAAAATAATGACGGCATTCCTTAA
- a CDS encoding FtsX-like permease family protein → MNVATLSRWLLFGEWRAHLVQVTVALIAIAIGVAMAFSIHLINTAAFNEFSAASKSLSGQSDLQVRGRKAFFDESLYPKLVNHDGVAVANPVLEFEVAIPGKQQNRNDHKLKIVGVDMFRAMRISPDLLGLVEEGKTLDRLADDAIFLSPAAMEWLQVEQGDTLQLHAGLQTITLRVAGGLVRARAGQRIAVMDIGAAQWRFQQLGMLSRIELKLRDGVNHAAFKARLAEELGEAYWVTEAVDQEKRIANMSRAYRINLNMLALVALFTGTFLVFSTQALSVIRRRQQFALLRVLGFTRQQLLRQIMTEGGILGVSGSLLGLTLGYAVAVLAIRLLGGDLGTNFFPGVKPDIHFDPWDAGIFFAVGLSVMMLGSIIPALEAARAKPALALRSGSEDTAMAKLSPPWFALTCLSVAALFTQLPPVFELPIFGYLAIVLLLIGGIALMPRLTAGFFSIVLAKWQRHRSGAVSTLALARLANAPNQAAIALGGILASFSLMVAMAIMVTSFRISIDNWLGRVLPADLYVRAAASGDLQTDAQKAIAGLPGFDRVDFFRTQQLTLNVNRPEITLFARPVDKADARNTLPLTDDMIASESLPENVMPVWVSEAMVDLYGYRVGERVTLPIGTASNEFLVAGVWRDYGRQFGAIQMQLADYQALTGDQRVNTVALWLQAGTDPDTATERLRQLPFGSALEISRSSDMRALSLEIFDRSFAVTYLLELIAVVIGLLGVAASFSAQTLARIKEFGMLRHIGVKRRQIFSMLAAEGGLLTALGMVLGFLLGWSISLILVFIVNPQSFHWTMQLHLPWDWLAMIAVIMLIAAALTALLAGRRAVSGEVVRAVKEDW, encoded by the coding sequence ATGAACGTGGCTACGTTATCGCGCTGGCTATTGTTTGGTGAATGGCGCGCGCATCTGGTGCAAGTGACCGTGGCACTGATCGCCATTGCGATCGGCGTGGCCATGGCGTTTTCCATTCATCTGATCAATACCGCTGCGTTCAATGAATTTTCCGCCGCCAGCAAAAGTTTGTCCGGGCAATCGGATTTGCAGGTGCGCGGGCGCAAGGCGTTTTTTGACGAATCGCTGTATCCCAAACTGGTCAACCATGACGGTGTCGCAGTCGCGAATCCGGTGCTGGAGTTCGAGGTGGCGATACCCGGCAAACAGCAAAATAGAAACGATCACAAGTTGAAAATCGTCGGTGTCGATATGTTCCGTGCGATGCGGATTTCACCGGATCTGCTCGGATTGGTTGAAGAAGGGAAAACGCTCGACCGGTTGGCGGACGATGCGATTTTTCTGTCTCCAGCAGCGATGGAATGGTTGCAAGTTGAACAAGGCGATACGCTGCAATTGCACGCCGGATTGCAAACCATCACGCTGCGTGTGGCAGGTGGTTTGGTGCGCGCAAGAGCGGGGCAGCGCATTGCGGTGATGGATATCGGTGCGGCGCAGTGGCGCTTTCAGCAGCTTGGCATGTTGTCGCGCATCGAACTGAAACTGCGCGATGGCGTCAATCACGCGGCATTTAAAGCCAGGCTGGCCGAGGAATTGGGTGAAGCGTATTGGGTGACCGAGGCGGTCGATCAGGAAAAGCGCATTGCCAATATGTCGCGCGCTTACCGCATCAATTTGAACATGCTGGCGCTGGTGGCGCTGTTTACCGGCACTTTTCTGGTTTTTTCCACGCAAGCGCTGTCGGTCATCCGGCGGCGTCAGCAATTCGCGTTGCTGCGTGTGCTGGGTTTTACGCGGCAGCAATTGTTGCGGCAGATCATGACCGAGGGCGGGATTCTGGGGGTGAGCGGTTCGTTGCTGGGATTGACGCTGGGTTATGCGGTTGCGGTGCTGGCGATTCGATTGCTGGGCGGCGATTTGGGTACTAATTTCTTTCCGGGTGTCAAACCGGACATTCATTTCGATCCCTGGGATGCCGGGATATTTTTTGCAGTGGGTTTGAGCGTGATGATGCTGGGAAGCATCATTCCGGCATTGGAAGCGGCACGGGCCAAACCGGCATTGGCATTGCGCTCGGGCAGTGAAGATACGGCGATGGCGAAATTGTCGCCGCCGTGGTTTGCGCTGACTTGTTTGTCGGTCGCGGCATTGTTTACACAATTGCCACCGGTTTTCGAGCTGCCCATTTTCGGTTATCTGGCCATAGTATTGCTGCTGATCGGCGGCATTGCGTTAATGCCGCGTCTGACCGCAGGGTTCTTTTCAATAGTGCTGGCCAAATGGCAGCGCCATCGCAGCGGCGCTGTGTCCACGCTGGCATTGGCGCGTCTGGCGAATGCGCCGAATCAGGCTGCGATTGCGCTGGGCGGCATATTGGCGAGTTTCAGCCTGATGGTCGCGATGGCGATCATGGTGACGAGTTTCCGCATCTCGATCGATAACTGGCTGGGGCGTGTGCTGCCGGCTGACTTATATGTGCGCGCCGCAGCCAGCGGCGATCTACAAACGGATGCGCAAAAGGCGATTGCCGGGCTGCCCGGTTTCGACCGGGTGGATTTTTTCCGCACCCAGCAATTGACGCTCAATGTCAACCGGCCGGAGATTACGCTGTTCGCCCGTCCTGTCGATAAAGCGGATGCGCGCAATACATTGCCATTGACGGACGATATGATCGCTTCGGAATCGTTGCCGGAGAATGTGATGCCGGTCTGGGTGTCGGAAGCGATGGTCGATTTATACGGTTATCGGGTAGGGGAACGAGTAACGCTGCCGATCGGCACGGCGTCCAACGAATTTTTGGTTGCCGGGGTATGGCGTGATTACGGGCGACAGTTTGGCGCTATTCAGATGCAATTGGCGGATTATCAGGCATTGACCGGAGACCAGCGGGTGAATACCGTTGCCTTGTGGTTGCAGGCTGGAACGGATCCGGATACTGCGACGGAAAGGTTGCGGCAATTGCCGTTTGGCTCCGCTTTGGAGATATCGCGTTCGAGTGATATGCGTGCGTTAAGCTTGGAAATTTTTGACCGCAGCTTTGCGGTGACCTATTTGCTGGAATTGATTGCCGTGGTGATCGGTCTGCTCGGCGTGGCGGCGAGCTTTTCCGCGCAAACATTGGCGCGCATCAAGGAATTCGGCATGTTGCGGCATATTGGCGTCAAGCGCCGCCAGATTTTTTCAATGCTGGCGGCGGAAGGCGGTTTGCTGACGGCACTGGGGATGGTGCTGGGGTTTCTATTGGGATGGAGTATCAGCCTAATTCTGGTTTTTATCGTCAATCCGCAATCCTTCCATTGGACGATGCAGCTGCATCTGCCGTGGGATTGGCTGGCCATGATCGCCGTGATTATGCTAATTGCAGCGGCATTGACGGCATTACTGGCCGGACGGCGGGCGGTTTCCGGTGAAGTGGTACGTGCGGTAAAGGAGGATTGGTAA